One part of the Eucalyptus grandis isolate ANBG69807.140 chromosome 10, ASM1654582v1, whole genome shotgun sequence genome encodes these proteins:
- the LOC120288850 gene encoding transcription factor MYB1-like, producing MARSPCCEKQRMKRRAWPAEEDEILISYVKIHGEGKWRSVAQNAGLNRCAKSCRLRWLNYLRPGIKRGYITKDEEDLIILLHRLLGNRCENL from the exons aTGGCGAGGAGCCCTTGTTGTGAAAAGCAGAGGATGAAAAGAAGAGCTTGGCCTGCCGAAGAAGATGAAATCCTCATCAGCTACGTCAAGATTCATGGTGAAGGCAAGTGGAGAAGTGTTGCTCAGAATGCTG GTTTGAATAGATGTGCCAAGAGTTGCAGGCTCAGATGGTTGAACTACTTGAGACCTGGCATTAAACGCGGCTACATCACCAAGGACGAAGAGGATCTCATCATCCTGCTCCACCGCCTTCTTGGCAACCGGTGCGAAAACCTTTGA